One Staphylococcus simiae genomic region harbors:
- a CDS encoding YeiH family protein translates to MTSSKNKNFIIGLLLTFVVALFSFLVAKLPVLDKVGALTIAILIAIFYRHFKGYPEAYRSGITFSSKYLLRFAIILYGLKLNIFDIIGQGSKLLAIDVGVVIFSIGMMLLVNRLLNGDKNIALLLGVGTGICGAAAIAAVAPIFKSKENDTAISIGIIALIGTIFSLIYTAIFAVFSMTTNVYGAWSGVSLHEIAHVVLAGGFGGSDALKIALLGKLGRVFLLIPLTIVLVLVMRFKSSESTEKSRVSIPYFLIGFVIMALVNTYITIPPTILNILNTISTICLLMAMVALGLNVAFKDLKNRALKPLVTIVITSICLSTLAFIVVHWLYS, encoded by the coding sequence ATGACATCTTCAAAGAATAAGAATTTCATCATCGGTTTACTATTAACTTTTGTTGTGGCACTATTTAGCTTTTTGGTCGCAAAATTACCTGTATTGGATAAAGTCGGCGCCTTAACTATCGCCATCTTAATCGCTATCTTCTACAGACATTTCAAAGGATATCCAGAAGCTTACCGTTCTGGCATTACCTTTTCATCTAAATACTTATTACGATTTGCTATTATCTTATATGGCTTAAAACTCAATATATTCGATATCATTGGCCAAGGTAGTAAATTGCTCGCTATTGATGTTGGTGTCGTCATTTTTAGTATTGGCATGATGTTATTAGTAAATAGATTATTAAACGGTGATAAAAATATCGCGCTATTATTAGGTGTAGGTACTGGTATTTGTGGTGCTGCAGCCATTGCTGCTGTTGCCCCTATTTTCAAATCTAAAGAAAATGATACTGCTATTAGTATTGGTATTATTGCTTTAATTGGCACAATTTTTTCGCTCATCTATACTGCTATCTTTGCTGTCTTTTCAATGACTACAAATGTTTATGGCGCGTGGTCTGGAGTCAGTCTTCATGAAATTGCACATGTTGTATTAGCTGGTGGATTTGGTGGTAGCGATGCCTTGAAAATTGCCTTGCTTGGTAAATTAGGTAGAGTATTCTTGCTTATCCCATTAACGATTGTACTCGTCTTAGTGATGCGCTTTAAATCTAGTGAGTCTACTGAAAAAAGTCGTGTTAGTATTCCATACTTCTTAATTGGTTTTGTTATTATGGCTCTAGTCAATACTTACATAACGATACCACCAACGATTCTTAATATTTTAAACACGATATCAACAATTTGTTTATTAATGGCAATGGTTGCTTTAGGATTAAATGTTGCCTTCAAAGATCTGAAAAATCGTGCTTTAAAACCATTAGTCACTATTGTTATAACTTCTATATGTTTATCCACGTTAGCTTTTATCGTTGTACATTGGTTATATAGTTAA
- a CDS encoding ABC transporter permease, producing MRLNAIIIRVLTELLRDKRTLALMFLAPLVILTLMYFIFNSNEDTSLRLGVTDNVPHNITEQMKHKDLDIIDIKYNNTDKATIENHNLDALITKNDHKLEVTYTNEDPSKTQTIKQLTAQALQQDKMNDIKSIINQLPKQMTSKAQSNNNQLTMANHYLYGDADSTYFTKMFPILMGFFVFFFVFLISGIALLRERTSGTLERLLATSVKRSELVFGYLAGYGLFAIIQTLIIVLFSIYLLKIDLAGPLYLVLIVNILLAFTALTMGIFVSTFANSEFQMIQFIPLIAVPQVFFSGIFPLENMTPWLANLGYLFPLRYAGDALTNIMIKGQGWQNIWIDLLVLFVFITIFTVLNIIGLKRYRKV from the coding sequence ATGAGATTAAACGCCATTATCATAAGAGTATTAACTGAATTATTAAGAGACAAACGTACACTCGCTTTAATGTTCTTAGCACCCCTAGTCATCTTAACACTGATGTATTTTATTTTTAATAGTAATGAAGATACATCACTAAGATTAGGTGTCACTGACAATGTGCCACACAATATCACGGAACAAATGAAGCATAAAGATTTAGACATCATAGATATCAAATATAACAATACTGACAAAGCTACAATTGAAAACCATAATCTCGATGCATTGATAACTAAAAATGATCATAAACTTGAGGTCACATATACCAATGAAGACCCAAGTAAGACACAGACGATTAAACAATTAACGGCTCAAGCACTTCAACAAGATAAAATGAACGATATCAAGTCAATCATCAATCAATTACCTAAGCAAATGACATCCAAGGCACAAAGTAACAATAATCAATTAACAATGGCTAATCATTATTTATATGGTGATGCAGATAGTACTTATTTCACTAAAATGTTCCCAATATTAATGGGATTCTTTGTCTTCTTTTTCGTCTTTTTAATTTCTGGTATTGCCTTATTAAGAGAACGTACATCTGGTACATTAGAACGTTTATTAGCAACATCGGTCAAACGTAGTGAACTTGTCTTTGGTTATTTAGCGGGTTATGGTTTGTTCGCAATTATTCAAACTTTAATCATTGTACTATTTTCCATATATTTATTAAAAATTGACTTAGCCGGACCACTATATTTGGTATTAATTGTTAATATTTTATTAGCATTTACAGCATTAACAATGGGTATCTTTGTTTCTACTTTTGCTAATTCTGAATTCCAAATGATACAGTTCATTCCATTAATCGCTGTACCACAAGTATTCTTTTCAGGTATTTTCCCACTTGAGAATATGACGCCATGGCTAGCAAACTTAGGCTATCTATTTCCACTAAGATATGCTGGAGATGCTTTAACTAATATTATGATTAAAGGGCAAGGCTGGCAAAATATATGGATTGATTTATTAGTATTGTTTGTATTTATTACCATTTTTACAGTACTCAACATCATTGGCTTGAAACGCTATCGTAAAGTTTAA
- a CDS encoding ABC transporter ATP-binding protein has product MVNITARLKHANKSYNKQPILKDISIEVAQGQILGLIGPSGSGKTTTIKCLLGMEKLDSGQADIFGQRIPNRQILSRIGYMGQTDALYSGLTAKENLTFFGKLSGLHGQSLTTAINSNLEFVQLTNALNKTVSTFSGGMKRRLSLAIALLQDPDLIILDEPTVGIDPSLRQSIWQQLTSFAQQGKSIIVTTHVMDEAERCDQVGLIIDGQLFALGSPDDLKQQFNAHTIAEVFLKAEEGEES; this is encoded by the coding sequence ATGGTAAACATAACTGCACGATTAAAACATGCCAATAAATCTTATAATAAACAACCCATTTTAAAGGATATTTCCATCGAAGTTGCACAAGGGCAAATTTTAGGTCTAATTGGACCAAGTGGCTCCGGTAAGACTACGACGATTAAATGTTTATTAGGTATGGAAAAATTAGATAGTGGTCAAGCTGATATTTTCGGCCAGCGTATTCCTAATCGCCAAATCTTATCTCGTATCGGTTATATGGGGCAAACAGATGCCTTATATAGTGGATTAACAGCTAAAGAGAATCTAACATTTTTTGGTAAACTATCAGGTTTACATGGTCAAAGCCTTACTACTGCTATAAACAGCAACTTAGAATTTGTTCAACTTACTAATGCCTTAAACAAAACAGTTTCAACCTTTTCAGGTGGTATGAAACGTCGTTTATCATTAGCTATTGCTTTATTACAAGATCCTGACTTAATCATTTTAGATGAACCTACTGTTGGAATTGATCCAAGTTTACGTCAGTCCATTTGGCAACAATTAACATCCTTTGCCCAACAAGGCAAGAGTATCATCGTTACAACACATGTGATGGATGAAGCTGAACGTTGTGATCAAGTAGGCTTAATTATCGATGGTCAACTCTTCGCACTAGGATCACCAGACGACTTAAAGCAACAATTTAACGCTCACACAATTGCAGAAGTATTTTTAAAAGCAGAAGAAGGTGAAGAATCATGA
- a CDS encoding TetR/AcrR family transcriptional regulator, with translation MDEQQFTDTRIVKTKHKIRQGLLELLLDKSFDDIAIKDICQQSGVSRATFYLHYKDKNDLIIKLQHEVMTKGKRMMLNQLNTSRKAFFKTILNFWQQEGEIILLLISDKGSELIRQQVKKMLQANIEVNIIPIVRTQHLSTKEKYFLVIFLSNAIFGVIQDWVNRGRPETVEEVAGIMDKIIASAFK, from the coding sequence ATGGATGAACAACAATTTACGGATACAAGAATCGTTAAAACTAAGCACAAAATACGCCAAGGTTTATTAGAGTTATTGCTAGATAAGTCGTTTGATGATATTGCAATTAAAGATATTTGCCAACAATCCGGTGTGAGTCGTGCCACGTTTTATCTACATTATAAAGATAAAAATGATTTGATTATTAAATTGCAACATGAAGTGATGACTAAAGGTAAGCGTATGATGCTAAATCAACTAAATACGTCAAGAAAAGCATTTTTTAAGACTATTTTAAATTTTTGGCAACAAGAAGGAGAAATTATACTGTTATTAATTTCGGATAAAGGTTCAGAATTAATAAGACAACAAGTGAAGAAAATGTTACAAGCTAATATTGAAGTAAACATCATTCCTATTGTGCGTACGCAACATTTATCCACTAAAGAGAAATATTTTTTAGTTATTTTTTTAAGCAATGCGATATTTGGTGTGATACAAGATTGGGTTAACCGTGGTAGGCCAGAAACTGTTGAAGAAGTTGCGGGGATTATGGATAAGATTATTGCTTCTGCTTTTAAATAA
- a CDS encoding GNAT family N-acetyltransferase has protein sequence MFELTVNEHISLKGLELADANALFNLVDNSRETLGQWLPWVPLTKEPSDSEAFIRGAIQQYNQENGVHCGIWYDGQLAGVIGLHYIDRMNQRTSIGYYLAKQFEGQGIMTESTQALIDYCFTELRLNRVEIMTAVNNFKSQAIPKRLGFTEEGILRQDELLNGQFSSSYVFSLLKSEYQQ, from the coding sequence ATGTTTGAACTTACAGTGAATGAGCATATAAGTCTAAAAGGGTTGGAATTAGCAGATGCGAATGCATTATTTAATCTTGTAGATAATTCACGAGAGACACTTGGACAATGGTTGCCTTGGGTGCCGTTAACTAAAGAACCATCTGACAGTGAAGCATTTATCAGAGGTGCTATTCAACAATATAATCAAGAAAATGGTGTGCATTGTGGGATTTGGTACGATGGTCAACTAGCTGGTGTCATAGGACTGCACTATATCGATCGTATGAATCAACGGACATCTATTGGTTATTATTTAGCTAAACAATTCGAAGGACAAGGTATTATGACCGAATCAACACAAGCGCTAATTGACTATTGCTTTACAGAACTTCGTTTGAATCGTGTTGAAATTATGACGGCAGTAAATAATTTTAAAAGCCAAGCGATTCCGAAACGACTGGGATTCACTGAAGAAGGCATATTACGACAAGATGAATTACTTAATGGACAATTTTCATCAAGCTATGTCTTTAGTTTGTTGAAATCGGAATATCAACAATAA
- the efeO gene encoding iron uptake system protein EfeO → MKKLTTVLLASTLLIAACGNDDSKKESSDSSKKDDSTKAELKQATKAYDKYTDEQLNEFLKGTEKFVTAIKDDDMDKAKELYPKVRMYYERSEPVAEAFGDLDPKIDARLADMKEEKKEDEWTGYHKIEKSLYEDNKIDATTKKDADQLLKDAKELHAKADTLDITPKLMLQGSVDLLNEVSTSKITGEEEIYSHTDLYDFKANIEGAQKIYELFKPALEKKDKKLSKDIQKNFDKVNALLDKYKDGNGGYESFEKVSKKDRKEFADAVNSLGEPLSKMAVITE, encoded by the coding sequence ATGAAAAAGTTAACAACGGTATTATTAGCATCAACATTATTAATTGCAGCATGTGGTAATGACGACAGTAAAAAAGAATCTTCAGACTCATCTAAAAAAGATGACAGTACTAAAGCAGAATTGAAACAAGCAACGAAAGCTTATGATAAATATACTGATGAACAGTTAAATGAATTCTTAAAAGGAACTGAAAAATTTGTTACAGCAATCAAAGATGATGATATGGATAAAGCAAAAGAATTATATCCTAAAGTACGTATGTATTACGAACGTTCAGAGCCTGTCGCTGAAGCATTTGGTGATTTGGATCCTAAGATTGATGCACGTTTAGCTGATATGAAGGAAGAAAAGAAAGAAGATGAATGGACAGGGTATCATAAAATCGAAAAATCTTTATATGAAGACAACAAAATCGATGCTACAACTAAAAAAGATGCTGACCAATTATTAAAAGATGCTAAAGAATTACATGCGAAAGCAGACACTTTAGATATTACTCCAAAATTAATGTTACAAGGTTCAGTAGACTTATTAAATGAAGTATCAACTTCTAAAATAACAGGTGAAGAAGAAATTTATTCACATACGGATTTATATGACTTCAAAGCAAACATTGAAGGTGCACAAAAGATTTACGAATTATTTAAACCAGCTTTAGAGAAAAAAGATAAAAAATTAAGTAAAGACATTCAAAAGAACTTTGATAAAGTCAATGCTTTATTAGATAAATACAAAGATGGTAACGGTGGTTATGAATCATTCGAAAAAGTATCTAAAAAAGATCGTAAAGAATTTGCAGATGCTGTCAACTCACTTGGTGAACCATTAAGTAAAATGGCTGTGATCACAGAATGA
- the efeB gene encoding iron uptake transporter deferrochelatase/peroxidase subunit has product MMKEDDHKEETGYSRRSFLKMLGVGGAGVAIGASGVGSVWSFKSMFDTPEDTDKDAYEFYGKVQSGITTPTQKTCNFVALDLKDKNLSAVKEMFKEWTKMADRMMDGDAVEKGGKNPLMPPVDTGEAMSLSANKLTITFGVSKSMMKKIGLSSKIPKDFKDLPHFPNDQLEEDYSDGDIMIQACSNDSQVSFHAVHNLVRPFRDVVKVRWSQSGFISAKGKETPRNLMAFKDGTINPRKNNELKDYVFIKDGWAKQGTYCIVRRIQIHIETWDRTSLEEQEATFGRKRQSGAPLTGGKEFDEIDLKAKDSTGELVIDKDAHARLAKEANTSILRRAYNYIDGTDERTGNFETGLIFIAFQQSPQQFIDIQNNLGRNDKLNEYITHRASASFLVLPGVKKGGYLGETLFD; this is encoded by the coding sequence ATGATGAAAGAAGACGACCACAAAGAAGAAACTGGTTATTCAAGACGTTCTTTCTTGAAAATGCTAGGTGTCGGTGGTGCCGGTGTTGCTATAGGTGCCAGTGGTGTAGGTAGTGTTTGGTCTTTTAAATCGATGTTTGATACACCAGAAGATACTGATAAAGACGCCTATGAATTCTATGGCAAGGTACAATCTGGAATTACGACACCCACACAAAAAACATGTAACTTTGTAGCTTTAGACTTAAAAGATAAAAATTTAAGTGCGGTTAAAGAGATGTTTAAAGAATGGACGAAGATGGCAGATAGAATGATGGACGGTGACGCAGTAGAAAAAGGTGGCAAAAATCCTTTAATGCCACCTGTAGATACTGGTGAAGCAATGAGTCTTAGTGCTAATAAGTTAACAATTACGTTTGGTGTTAGTAAATCAATGATGAAGAAAATTGGACTTTCAAGTAAGATTCCAAAAGATTTTAAAGATTTACCTCATTTCCCTAATGATCAATTAGAAGAAGACTATAGTGATGGGGACATTATGATCCAAGCATGTTCTAATGATTCACAAGTGTCATTTCATGCCGTCCATAATTTAGTACGCCCTTTTAGAGATGTAGTAAAAGTTCGATGGTCTCAATCAGGTTTCATCTCTGCCAAAGGTAAAGAAACACCAAGAAACTTAATGGCTTTTAAAGATGGCACAATCAATCCAAGAAAGAATAATGAACTCAAAGATTATGTCTTTATTAAAGATGGTTGGGCTAAACAAGGGACATATTGTATCGTACGTCGTATTCAAATCCATATTGAAACTTGGGACCGTACGTCATTAGAAGAGCAAGAGGCTACATTTGGACGTAAGCGTCAATCAGGGGCACCTTTAACTGGTGGCAAAGAATTTGATGAGATAGATTTAAAAGCAAAAGATAGTACAGGTGAGCTTGTCATTGATAAAGATGCGCATGCTAGATTAGCTAAAGAAGCGAACACATCTATTTTACGTCGTGCTTATAATTATATTGATGGTACAGATGAAAGAACAGGTAATTTTGAAACCGGTTTAATATTTATTGCATTTCAACAATCGCCACAACAATTTATAGATATTCAAAATAATTTAGGTAGAAATGATAAGTTAAATGAATATATTACACATAGGGCATCGGCATCCTTCTTAGTGCTACCTGGAGTTAAAAAAGGAGGATACCTAGGTGAAACATTATTTGACTAA
- a CDS encoding FTR1 family protein → MKHYLTKIAMTLMIILMAYSMIPTDGHIVKAQSISDVYSTITDAKSTISDDKASKADKDKAIKQVSTDIDNLKVKDNKQGKAVKKDVKALEKAKSTSQQQDKLSDLTKSLIAYEEKLDSKDASSKIKSLQQQVDAKDKAMQKAIKDKDKNDLESLNTSLNQIWTSNETVIRNYDANQYGQIEVALMQLRVAVQKEPLDTNKVKNAWTTFKSNIDNVDKKQNSKNDSKYKVTQLNDELEKAIKAIDDNNLSQADTALSHFIQIWPYVEGKIQTKDGALYTKIEDKIPYYQSVLDNSNKDRIKGGLEEINSQIKDTVGHSYSFVDVMIIFLREGLEVLLIVMTLTTMTRNVKDTKGTASVISGALVGLILSIALAVVFVQTLGNSGILREGMEAGLGIIAVVLMFVVGIWMHNRSNAKRWNDMIKQMYQNAISNGNLILLATIGLISVLREGVEVIIFYMGMVGELATKDFVIGIALAIVILIIFALLFRFIIKLIPIFYIFRVLSILIFVMAFKMLGVSIQKLQLLGVMPRHGIEGLPTINWLGFYPSVETVLAQVVYVVCIACFVLLKRKK, encoded by the coding sequence GTGAAACATTATTTGACTAAAATAGCCATGACTTTAATGATCATCCTTATGGCATATAGTATGATTCCAACAGATGGTCATATTGTTAAAGCGCAATCAATTAGTGATGTCTACAGTACAATTACAGATGCTAAATCAACAATTAGTGATGACAAAGCATCAAAAGCTGATAAAGATAAAGCTATCAAACAAGTATCAACAGATATTGATAACTTAAAAGTTAAAGACAATAAACAAGGTAAAGCTGTTAAAAAAGATGTAAAGGCATTAGAGAAAGCTAAAAGCACATCACAGCAACAAGATAAGTTGTCAGATTTAACAAAATCATTAATTGCTTATGAAGAAAAGCTTGATAGTAAAGATGCATCTTCTAAAATCAAATCGTTACAACAACAAGTTGATGCTAAAGATAAAGCTATGCAAAAGGCAATTAAAGATAAAGATAAGAATGATTTAGAAAGCTTAAATACGAGTTTAAATCAAATTTGGACGAGTAATGAAACAGTTATTCGTAATTATGATGCTAATCAATATGGTCAAATTGAAGTTGCACTGATGCAATTGAGAGTGGCAGTTCAAAAAGAACCATTAGATACGAATAAGGTAAAAAATGCTTGGACAACATTCAAGTCAAATATTGATAACGTAGATAAAAAGCAAAACAGTAAAAATGATAGTAAGTATAAAGTGACGCAACTTAATGATGAATTAGAGAAAGCGATTAAAGCTATTGATGATAATAATTTATCTCAAGCAGATACAGCACTTAGTCATTTCATACAAATTTGGCCTTATGTAGAAGGTAAAATTCAAACTAAAGATGGCGCACTGTATACTAAAATTGAGGACAAAATTCCTTACTATCAAAGTGTCTTAGATAATTCCAATAAAGACCGTATTAAAGGTGGATTAGAAGAAATAAATAGTCAAATTAAAGATACGGTTGGACATAGTTATTCATTTGTCGATGTGATGATTATCTTCTTACGTGAAGGGTTAGAAGTATTACTTATAGTCATGACACTAACTACAATGACACGTAATGTTAAAGACACTAAAGGTACAGCAAGTGTCATTAGTGGTGCACTTGTAGGTTTAATTTTAAGTATTGCGTTAGCCGTCGTTTTTGTACAAACACTAGGCAATAGTGGTATTTTACGTGAAGGTATGGAAGCGGGCTTAGGTATTATTGCAGTAGTATTAATGTTTGTTGTTGGTATTTGGATGCATAATCGCTCAAATGCAAAACGCTGGAACGATATGATTAAACAAATGTATCAAAATGCCATAAGTAATGGTAACTTAATACTATTAGCTACGATCGGACTGATTTCTGTCTTACGTGAAGGTGTAGAAGTAATTATTTTCTACATGGGTATGGTAGGCGAATTGGCTACTAAAGATTTTGTTATTGGTATTGCCTTAGCCATCGTCATACTTATTATTTTCGCTTTACTATTTAGATTTATAATTAAATTAATTCCTATATTCTATATTTTCAGGGTGTTGTCTATTTTAATCTTTGTGATGGCATTCAAGATGTTAGGTGTTAGTATTCAAAAATTACAATTACTAGGTGTTATGCCAAGACATGGTATAGAAGGATTACCAACAATTAATTGGTTAGGATTCTATCCTAGTGTTGAAACTGTCTTAGCACAAGTGGTTTACGTTGTATGCATTGCATGCTTCGTCTTACTAAAACGAAAAAAATAA
- the tatC gene encoding twin-arginine translocase subunit TatC, with protein sequence MTHPVRNPNNSENTSDYHSLLEHFSELRQRIVTILVCFVISVVIVYISSFWWMTSFISYITRAHVVLHAFSFTEMIQIYVMVIFFIALCLVSPVIFYQLWSFVSPGLHHHERHFIYKYSIFSALLFIVGVVFAFYIGFPLIINFSLKLSATLHIDPVIGFKAYLGELIRWLLVFGVLFQLPILFMGLAKFGLIDAHALKHYRKYIYFACFVTASIIAPPDLTLNILLTLPLILLFEFSMLIVKITYRQ encoded by the coding sequence ATGACACACCCAGTAAGGAATCCAAACAACAGCGAGAACACTAGTGACTATCATTCTTTGCTTGAACATTTTAGTGAATTACGTCAACGCATCGTCACAATATTAGTGTGCTTTGTAATCTCAGTAGTGATTGTCTATATTTCATCATTTTGGTGGATGACATCATTCATTTCATACATTACGCGTGCACATGTCGTACTTCATGCATTTTCTTTTACTGAGATGATTCAAATATATGTCATGGTTATATTCTTTATTGCACTTTGTTTGGTATCACCTGTCATTTTTTATCAATTATGGTCTTTTGTGTCACCAGGACTACATCATCATGAACGTCATTTTATCTATAAATATAGCATTTTTAGTGCACTGTTATTTATTGTTGGAGTGGTGTTTGCCTTTTATATCGGCTTCCCACTTATTATTAACTTTTCTTTAAAATTATCAGCCACATTACATATTGATCCAGTCATTGGCTTTAAGGCCTATCTTGGTGAATTAATACGTTGGCTACTCGTCTTTGGTGTGTTATTCCAATTGCCTATTCTTTTTATGGGATTAGCTAAATTTGGACTTATTGATGCACATGCGCTGAAACATTATCGTAAATATATTTATTTTGCTTGTTTTGTGACTGCTAGCATTATTGCACCACCAGACTTAACATTAAATATTTTATTAACATTACCACTTATCTTATTATTTGAGTTTAGTATGTTAATCGTCAAAATCACTTATAGACAATAA
- a CDS encoding twin-arginine translocase TatA/TatE family subunit — protein MLANTFVLGITGPTSLVVISIIALIIFGPKKLPQFGRAIGSTLKEFKSAADDLDKDSHDTPSKESKQQREH, from the coding sequence ATGTTAGCAAATACTTTTGTCTTAGGTATTACAGGTCCTACAAGTTTAGTAGTAATTAGTATTATCGCTTTAATTATTTTTGGACCTAAAAAATTACCACAATTTGGTCGTGCCATAGGTTCTACTTTAAAAGAGTTTAAATCAGCAGCTGATGATTTAGATAAAGATTCTCATGACACACCCAGTAAGGAATCCAAACAACAGCGAGAACACTAG
- a CDS encoding DUF1398 domain-containing protein: MEFSLSAIEQAHQQYTGVDFPKLFAAFKDMGMTYNTVNIQKGIATYIHPMEEDVIAESVKANSNIAGIADVKVVQDVLIRHQQGQTDFPTFCNEIAQAGIYKWLIDINQGTCTYLDLQDNAIVSEQIPQ; encoded by the coding sequence ATGGAATTTTCATTATCAGCAATAGAACAAGCACATCAACAATATACTGGTGTCGATTTCCCTAAATTATTCGCAGCATTTAAAGACATGGGTATGACGTACAATACCGTCAATATACAAAAAGGCATTGCTACATATATTCATCCAATGGAAGAAGATGTTATTGCCGAATCAGTTAAAGCTAATAGCAATATAGCAGGCATAGCTGATGTCAAAGTCGTACAAGATGTATTAATTAGACATCAACAAGGTCAAACTGATTTTCCAACATTTTGTAATGAAATAGCACAAGCTGGAATTTATAAATGGTTAATTGATATTAATCAAGGTACTTGTACTTATTTAGATTTACAAGACAACGCTATAGTTTCTGAACAAATACCACAGTAA
- a CDS encoding M20 metallopeptidase family protein: protein MTNLRETVFKKIEDKQQRIIELRRHLHSHPELSFEEENTSQFIKDFYKDKDVKMHTDLNGQHGLVVEINGGQPGNTIALRADFDALPIKEDTGLEFASQHEGVMHACGHDAHTAYLLGVAEALIEVKEDLPGTVKIIHQHAEEVPPGGAQDILASGVLDDVDEVYGIHFFPNLDVGTIFVHQGEAFAGRSNFDMHIQGKGGHAAMPQNTNDALVAGAYFVTEAQTVVSRRIDPLESAVVSISAFEAPGGYNVIQDNVTLRGTVRYMNEDLKETLYNEINNIAQGLETTFNVKVNLDYKYDYPVLYNNDKQTDAVQQILEQAQGSYVTDVVDLGPITGSEDFAYYLTDKPGTFIVVGAKPVDHEVYPLHHPKMVLNEDGFQVAAKAIADIALNRLTAEI from the coding sequence ATGACAAACTTAAGAGAAACTGTATTTAAAAAGATAGAAGATAAACAGCAGCGCATTATTGAGTTACGCAGACATTTACATTCACATCCAGAATTATCATTTGAAGAAGAGAATACAAGTCAATTTATTAAAGACTTTTACAAAGATAAAGATGTCAAGATGCATACTGATTTAAATGGGCAACATGGGCTAGTCGTTGAAATTAACGGTGGACAGCCAGGTAATACCATCGCTTTACGTGCTGATTTCGATGCTTTACCCATTAAAGAAGATACCGGATTAGAATTTGCATCTCAACATGAAGGTGTGATGCATGCATGTGGACATGATGCACATACAGCATACTTGTTAGGCGTTGCTGAAGCATTAATAGAGGTTAAAGAAGACTTGCCTGGTACTGTTAAAATTATTCATCAACATGCTGAAGAAGTACCTCCAGGTGGCGCTCAAGATATTCTAGCATCTGGTGTGTTAGATGATGTAGATGAAGTGTATGGTATTCACTTCTTCCCAAATTTAGATGTCGGTACTATTTTTGTGCATCAAGGGGAAGCATTTGCTGGTCGTTCAAACTTTGACATGCATATTCAAGGTAAAGGGGGTCATGCAGCAATGCCCCAAAATACGAATGATGCTCTAGTAGCAGGTGCATATTTTGTAACAGAAGCACAAACAGTAGTATCACGTCGCATTGATCCTTTAGAGTCAGCTGTGGTATCTATCAGTGCCTTTGAAGCGCCAGGAGGTTACAATGTTATTCAAGATAATGTCACGTTACGCGGAACAGTACGTTATATGAATGAAGATTTAAAAGAAACACTTTATAACGAAATAAATAATATTGCACAAGGATTAGAAACAACATTTAATGTCAAAGTCAATTTAGATTATAAATACGACTATCCTGTGTTGTATAATAACGATAAACAAACAGATGCTGTACAACAAATTTTAGAACAGGCACAAGGTAGTTATGTGACAGACGTTGTCGATCTTGGGCCTATTACTGGATCAGAAGACTTTGCGTATTACTTAACTGATAAACCAGGTACATTTATTGTTGTTGGTGCTAAACCAGTAGACCATGAAGTTTATCCACTACACCATCCAAAGATGGTCTTAAATGAAGATGGATTCCAAGTTGCTGCTAAAGCAATAGCAGATATTGCTTTAAATCGCTTAACAGCAGAAATTTAA
- a CDS encoding helix-turn-helix transcriptional regulator, with translation MRNRLKELRAKNGLNQTQLAKLAQVSRQTISLIERNSFTPSVLTAIRIARIFNETVENVFILEEDET, from the coding sequence GTGCGTAACAGATTAAAAGAATTGAGAGCCAAAAATGGATTGAACCAAACACAATTAGCTAAATTAGCACAAGTATCGAGACAAACGATTTCATTAATAGAAAGAAATAGTTTTACACCCTCTGTCTTAACAGCTATACGTATTGCACGTATCTTTAATGAAACAGTGGAGAATGTGTTTATCTTAGAGGAGGATGAAACATGA